The DNA window ATGTAGTTCCAGCAATGTAAGTATTGTTAGCTAGGAATAGAATGGACTAAAGACCAGGGTCCTTCCAGCTGATAACTTTAGTTCCTTCTATACATAACAGCAAGAATATACACCACACTAATAAAGCTATCCTACACTTTCTTGCTTCTAAAAAAAGGGATCGGAGTTCTTCTCCGGTCCCTTTTCGTATGCTATTTAATCACGCTGCCGCCATACAGAAAGCGGAGTTTCCATGAGCTGCTGAAATCAGTCACTACAACTCCCCCTGCTTTCTCAGAATACGTATGCAGCAATTTCCCGTCACCGAGGTAAACAGCGACATGAGTAATCCGTTCCTCATTGACGTTAACCCCCTCGTAGTCCGAAGCCTTCGAGCCATTATAGGTCATAAAAAACACAAGATCCCCGCGTTTGAGCTTATCGGTATTATACACAGCATTGCTGTTTTGCTTCACCCAGGTTCCCTGCTGGCGGGAATCCGCAGGCAGTACAATGCCAGCTGCTTCTTTGAAAATCTGACGGGTGAATGCCGAGCAGTCGAAGGTATTCGTCTGGTTCCGGTCCGAACCGTATTCGTAAGGAGTTCCGAGGTATTTCATACCAGTCTGAATGACCTGCTCAATCGTAGCGCTGACATTGGAACTGGCTGGCGGCACCACCGGTGCAGGCGAACTGGAACCGTTACCCGGTTTGGTAGTCGATCCAGAACCCGAATTCACGACTATGTATTGATTAGCGGAGCTGGTATACCCAACTTGGCCCGACAAGGTTTTTACTTTATAAAAATAAGATGTGCTTTCTTCAAGTATCGTTACTTGCTCTCCACTTTTCAAATATCCCAGTACCTGACTCGACATGGATGGCTTGTCCCTTAATCTGACACTGGCCTGAATAATGCCGGTTTGGGAATGGACACTCTTTTGTGTACTCGCTGCAGCAGCTTCAGCCTTGGGACCTGCAGGCAGTATGATAGCGGTGGAAACCGCAGCGGAAACAAGCAGGCATCCGAGCAAGCTTTTCTTGATGTTAATCATGTATTTCCTCCTTGTGATGTCTGATAATGAGTGTTTATGTCCCCATTATAGTCAGAAGGCAGGATATGCCACATGCTCCTTTTCTCACAAAAAAATTGTCCAATTTTTAGCACTATACAGGTCTAAAGTCTCGAATTATCCTTATATTATGCTTTCAAGGGATATTAAGGTAATTTAATGACAAGCAGCCGTAGTTCTTCTCAAAACAAACAGGGTTATCCCAGCAGCTAAATACATAGCTGTTGGGACAACCCCTATTTTTTCATCATATTGCTGTGCCTTCCCGGCTCAAATAAATCCAGATCCTTCGGCTCCACATGGACATGTACGTTCATAATGTTATGCATATCGGTGAGCCGTTCCTCGATTTCATCGCTGATCCGGTGTCCTTCGATAATACTTAAATGAGGATCAACTTCAATGACGACATCCACCAGAACATGATTCCCGTGAACCCTTGCCTTTACGTCCTTGATGCCCTCTACCCCCGGAGTACGTCCAATCGCACTGCGGAGATCCTTCAGTTCAGCCTGGTCAAATCCATCCGTCAAACGATACGTCGAATCCCTGAAAATATCCCATGCCGTCTTACAAATCAGTAAGCCTACCACAAAGGCCGCAGCTACATCCAGCCAAGGGAGCCCAAACTGGGCGCCGACAATGCCGACCGCCGCTCCAATACTGACCAAGGCATCGGAAAAGTTGTCTTTGGCAGCAGCCATGAGTGCTTGATTGTTAATTTGTTTCGCCAATCTTTTATTGTACCGGTATACCCCGTACATACAGACCGCACAAACTACCGCTATCCCGGCCGCCCACAGATTTGGCTCGACTTCCCGGCCTGCAAATAAGGAGCGTACCGCATCGACGAGAACCTGAATGCCGACCATCGCCATAATAAATGAAGCAATGAGAGCTGCAACCGTCTCTGCCCGAAAATGCCCGTAGGCATGGTCAGAATCCGGCGGCTTCTGGGAGATTCGGAGCCCGATCAGGACGGCAATTGAAGCTACAATATCAGTCACATTGTTGAAACCATCGGCAAGCAGCGCACTCGATGCGAATACATAACCGCTCACAAGCTTGAAAGAGGAAAGAACTAGATAAGCGGCTATGCTGACCCAGGCTCCCCGCTCCCCTTTTCTTATATCATCATATATATCCACAATCCCGAAGCCACCTTTTACATAAGGGTTCCTAAAAGCATCTACTTATCCTAGCAAACGTATACCGTGTGGGTCTAGAGAAACATAGTTGCCACAGGCTAAGAGGTTTTGTCCCTCCCATCTCTTGTGGGGAACCGCAAAAAAAGATAGAATAAGGACACAACCTAAAGGGAGGGCTACCCATGTCCGAAAATAATAAAAAGGTCAACCTTGCTGATGCCATCCGTGCGAAGCTGGATCAAAAGAAACAGCAGTCCGGTTCGCAAAAGCCCGGCGGATTTCAAAGCAATTCTCCGCATGCAATGAAAAGCCAAAACAATAAAAAGCCGAATAATCAGCGCCGCCGTACCGGAGGCTCATGATCTGAAAACCATGGTCCTTAGGCCACAAAAAAGCTGCTCTCCCTCTTCGGGAAAGCAGCTTTTTCAATTAGCGTCACGGCTTACAGGCCGTTCGGATACATTTTTTCACGCAGGCCTTTGACCTCATCACTCTCAAGATACTCGTCATAGGTCATCGATTTATCAATGATGCCTGTCGGCGTAATCTCGATGATCCGGTTGGCAATCGTCTGAATGAACTGATGGTCATGCGATGTGAACAAAATCGTTCCATCAAAGTCGATCAATCCGTTATTCAGTGCCGTAATCGACTCCAGATCCAAATGGTTCGTCGGCTCGTCAAGCAGCAGCACGTTAGCGCCATTCAGCATCATCTTGGCAAGCATGCAGCGCACTTTCTCTCCCCCGGAGAGAACACTGGCTTTCTTCAGGGCTTCTTCCCCGGAGAAGAGCATGCGACCCAGGAATCCGCGCAGGAAGGTTTCATCCTGATCCTTGGAATACTGACGCAGCCACTCGACCAGGTTCAGATCTACCCCATCGAAATATTCGGAGTTGTCTTTCGGGAAATATGCCTGAGTCGTCGTTACGCCCCATGCGTATTCACCAGCTTCCGCTTCCGTACGACCCATCAATACTTCAAACAAGGTGGATTTCGGCAAACCATTAGGTCCAACCAAGGCAATCTTATCACCTTTGTTCACCACGAAGCTTAGCTCATCCAGTACCTTTTCGCCTTCAAGCGATTTGCTCAGGCGGTCCACTGTCAGCAGCTGCTTACCAGCTTCACGCTCTGGTTTGAAGTGAAGAAACGGATATTTACGGTTCGAAGGACGAAGATCATCCAGGGTAATTTTATCGAGCTGCTTCTTACGCGAAGTAGCCTGCTTTGATTTGGAAGCATTGGCTGAGAAGCGCTGGATAAATGCCTGCAGTTCCTTGATCTTCTCTTCTTTCTTCTTGTTGGCGTCCCGCTGAAGTTCAAGAGCCAGCTTACTGGACTCATACCAGAAGTCATAGTTGCCGACGTACATCTGGATTTTGCCGAAGTCGATATCCGCAATATGCGTACATACCTTGTTCAGGAAGTGACGGTCATGGGATACAACAATAACGGTGCCTTCATAATCCATCAAGAAGTTTTCCAGCCATTGAATCGATTCCAGATCCAAGTGGTTGGTAGGTTCGTCAAGCAGCAGGTTGTTCGGACGGCCGAACAAGGCTTGTGCCAGGAGCACGCGGACCTTCTCGTTGCCGCTCAGCTCTACCATTTTCTTATCATGCAGTTCACGCGAGATGCCCAGACCAATCAGGAGTGCAGCAGCGTCCGGCTCCGCATCCCAGCCGTTCAGCTCGGCAAATTCACCTTCAAGCTCGCCGGCACGAAGTCCATCAGCTTCCGTAAAGTCCGCTTTGGCATACAAAGCATCCTTTTCCTTCATGATGTCATACAGACGACTGTGGCCCATAATAACCGTTTCCAGAACCGGATATTCATCATATTCAAAATGGTTCTGCTTCAGCACCGCCATCCGTTCGCCCGGTGTCATGTGAACTTCGCCCATATTGGCTTCGATTTCACCGGAGAGAATCTTCAGAAATGTCGATTTACCGGCGCCGTTGGCACCGATCAGACCGTAGCAGTTGCCCGGTGTAAACTTTATATTTACATCTTCAAAAAGTGCGCGCTTTCCGTAACGGAGCGTCACGCCGCTTGTACTGATCATTAAGCATTACCATCCCTTTCACATTAGGCTTCAGCACATTATAGCATAAATAAACGTCCTATCGAAGCCCATTCCAAGAAGGAAGGACTTCGGTAGGACGTAAAAAGTAATTCCTGCACATCCAGCTAGCGGCGCTCGGGGTGAATCCTCAGGGTTTCCCCATAATGCATCACCTTGATTCGTTCCTTGTCCAGCCCAATCCGTTTCCGCTCCGCCTCCATCCGATCCAGCGCTTCCTGAGCGGTATCATCTGCCAGACGAAATGTGCCATAGTGCATCGGAATCATGGTTTCCGCCTTCACATCCAGAAAGGCCTGCAGCGCTTCTTCAGGGTTCACATGCTGCGATGTCATGAACCATTCCGGTTCATATGCCCCGATGGGCATCAACGCGACATGAATGCGATAGCGGTTTCCGATATCCTTAAAGCCGTTAAAATACCCGCTGTCTCCCGCAAAATAAAGATTCGGCGGCAGCAGGAGCGCCGGTTCTTGTTCTCCTTCGGAGACATGCTGCACGGTATGATTCGGTTCAAGAATATACCCGCCCCAGTGCGAGGTATTCGTATCAAACGGCGTCCGCCGCGTCCAGTGCTGCGTGGGCACGAAGGATATTTTCACATCCCGGATAACCATATGATCCCACCACTTGAGCTCGTGACAGTTGTGGAAACCCTTGCGGATCATTTTTTTTCGCAGCCCAACCGGGACGATAAGAGTTGTCTCCGCGCGGTACAACTGACGAATCGATGCCATATGCATATGATCATAATGGGAATGCGATATCAGAATAACATCAATGGGCGGTACATCGCTTATTTCAATTCCCGGTTCTCCCAGCCTGCGCTCAAACCCCATCCGTTTAGCCCAGACCGGGTCCGTCAGTATGTTTAAGCCTTCATATTGAATAAAAAACGTCGAATGTCCGATCCATGTAATGGACGTATCCAGCCGGTTCGCATGCAGATAATCGAGCTCGGGAGGCATGTTAGGTACCTGGTAGGAATAATCCTTTTTCTTCTGTTTACGTTCCTGGCGCCACTGCTTAAACTGTTTCAGCGTGTGATCCGTACTGACATTGTCCATATTATCATAGCGAATTTTGGGCAAGAGCTCCCCCTCCTTCTCATACAATCCATTAGTTCCATTTTACCCTGAATGAAACCCGGTGTACCAGCTGAAGAATGAACACCGCCTCTCAAGCAATACACCACTGGCTAGTCATCTCTGGGATCTTTGTATTTTACAATGTAGATGGCGAGAAACAGGATCGATACAACCACAATCCCCATCGGCGCTACAAATATGGAGAAATCCTCCATGATCCGTCATCCTTTCTTGGCGGAGCTTCCGCGGACGTATTTGGCATCAAACAGAAAGAGCCGCAGGATCAAAATCAGCGAAGGGACAAGCACAATTAGCCCGAGGACAAAAGCGGTAATCAGCGCGATCGCCATCGTATCATTCGTGAAATTCTCGTAAATGTTGATCTGCTTGTACAAAACATAAGGCAGATGGGAACTGCCGTAGCCGAACCAGGCGAACGCAAACTGCAGCATAACCAGGATAAAAGACCAACCCAGATGCTTTTTGCTCCATATCAGATACATAGCGATCAGGAAGCAGAGGAACGATGCCACAAACATCCACGCATGATTCAGCATGCCTTGAAAATGCTCCGGATTTTGCCGGTTGATCTCAAAAAAGGCCAGCAGCGAGGCTGCAATCGTGGGGCCGCTCCAGGCGAGAGCATATCTGCGTAAAATTTCAAAGGCTTCCTCATCCCCGCTTTTCTTCGCATAAAAGCTGAGAAACATGGCGGATATGTACAGCACGCTGACAAGCGCCAACAGAATAACGGACCAGGTATACGGATTCGTGAAAAAATCAGTCCAACTGATCACCACCTTACCTTCCCGGACCGAAATGATACCACCTTCGGAAATCGCCAGGATCGTCGACAAAGCCGCCGGAATCAAAATACCCGTTGCTCCATATAGAGCCATATAGACTTTGTTATTCTCCTTGCTGCTGCCATAGGTATTGAAGGCATAGTACACCCCACGGACAGCCACCAGAACAATCACAAGACTTCCGGGAACAAGGAGAGCCGTACCATAGTAATATGCCACATCCGGAAAAAACCCGATCAGTCCGATATAAAAGAATACCAGAAAGACGTTCGTGACCTCCCATACCGGTGATAGATAGCGCTGAATGATGTTGTGCACCTTGTTCTCATGCCCGAGTACGACGCTGTAGAAGCTGAAAAATCCCGAGCCGAAGTCAATTGAAGCCACGATAATATACCCGAACAAAAAAATCCACAATACGGTGATGCCCACGATTTCGTAGCTCATTTAAGGTTCTCCTCCTTCCATTCCGAGCGCTCTCATCTCTTCCATCGCGTCTTTATTGCGGAAAAGCTTGCTCAGCACCTTAACACAGGAAAAGCATACTACCAGATACAAAATAATGAACAGCACCAGCATCCAGCCCACATAATCTGCCGTTGTCGCTGCCTCCGCCACCTTCATATAACCGCGCATAATCCAAGGCTGGCGCCCGATCTCCGCGTACATCCAGCCCACCTCAATCGCCGTAAAAGACAGCGGCCCAAGCGCCATGATTCCGATCAAGAGCCATTTCGGATAAGCTTTCTTGCCGGGCAGCCATTTGCGGAGCATATACAGAAGCGGAATCACCACCAGCAGTGCACCGAGCGTAACCATCGTGTCAAAATAATAATGGATCGAAAGCGGTGGCCGCTCATCCTCGGGAAATTCATTCAGACCGATCACTTCCGTGTTCGGTGCGTTTCCGGCGAGAATACTGAGCGCATAAGGGATTTTCAGCCCATACCGCACCTCGTTGTTCTCGTCCAGCACGCCGCCATACACCAGTGTCGCATAAGGTTGTGTTTCAAAATGCCACTCTCCTGCGGCCAGCTTCTCCGGCTGGTACTTGGCCAGATATTTACCTGAAAAGTCACCGATCACAGCCGTTGCCACGGCAAATACAAAAGTGGAGACCACCGTCAGCTTCAGCGCCTTTTTGAAATATACATGCTTTTGTCCGCGCAAAATGCTGTAGGCCGCAAGGCCTCCAAGCACGCCCGCACATAGTGTGTAGGATGATACGAGCACATGGGACACCTTGGTCGGTGCCGCTGTATTCAGCATGGCCGCGATCGGGTTAATATCCGTCAGGATGCCTTCCGACAGCGTAAAGCCCTGCGGTGCATTCATAAAGGAATTCACGGTTGTGATAAACATCGCGGATGCCGAAGAGCCAAGTGCTACCGGGATCAAAAGCAGCAGATGTGTGTGCTTATTTTTGAACCGGT is part of the Paenibacillus sp. J23TS9 genome and encodes:
- a CDS encoding C40 family peptidase; amino-acid sequence: MINIKKSLLGCLLVSAAVSTAIILPAGPKAEAAAASTQKSVHSQTGIIQASVRLRDKPSMSSQVLGYLKSGEQVTILEESTSYFYKVKTLSGQVGYTSSANQYIVVNSGSGSTTKPGNGSSSPAPVVPPASSNVSATIEQVIQTGMKYLGTPYEYGSDRNQTNTFDCSAFTRQIFKEAAGIVLPADSRQQGTWVKQNSNAVYNTDKLKRGDLVFFMTYNGSKASDYEGVNVNEERITHVAVYLGDGKLLHTYSEKAGGVVVTDFSSSWKLRFLYGGSVIK
- a CDS encoding cation diffusion facilitator family transporter encodes the protein MVDIYDDIRKGERGAWVSIAAYLVLSSFKLVSGYVFASSALLADGFNNVTDIVASIAVLIGLRISQKPPDSDHAYGHFRAETVAALIASFIMAMVGIQVLVDAVRSLFAGREVEPNLWAAGIAVVCAVCMYGVYRYNKRLAKQINNQALMAAAKDNFSDALVSIGAAVGIVGAQFGLPWLDVAAAFVVGLLICKTAWDIFRDSTYRLTDGFDQAELKDLRSAIGRTPGVEGIKDVKARVHGNHVLVDVVIEVDPHLSIIEGHRISDEIEERLTDMHNIMNVHVHVEPKDLDLFEPGRHSNMMKK
- a CDS encoding ABC-F family ATP-binding cassette domain-containing protein, which gives rise to MISTSGVTLRYGKRALFEDVNIKFTPGNCYGLIGANGAGKSTFLKILSGEIEANMGEVHMTPGERMAVLKQNHFEYDEYPVLETVIMGHSRLYDIMKEKDALYAKADFTEADGLRAGELEGEFAELNGWDAEPDAAALLIGLGISRELHDKKMVELSGNEKVRVLLAQALFGRPNNLLLDEPTNHLDLESIQWLENFLMDYEGTVIVVSHDRHFLNKVCTHIADIDFGKIQMYVGNYDFWYESSKLALELQRDANKKKEEKIKELQAFIQRFSANASKSKQATSRKKQLDKITLDDLRPSNRKYPFLHFKPEREAGKQLLTVDRLSKSLEGEKVLDELSFVVNKGDKIALVGPNGLPKSTLFEVLMGRTEAEAGEYAWGVTTTQAYFPKDNSEYFDGVDLNLVEWLRQYSKDQDETFLRGFLGRMLFSGEEALKKASVLSGGEKVRCMLAKMMLNGANVLLLDEPTNHLDLESITALNNGLIDFDGTILFTSHDHQFIQTIANRIIEITPTGIIDKSMTYDEYLESDEVKGLREKMYPNGL
- a CDS encoding MBL fold metallo-hydrolase, coding for MPKIRYDNMDNVSTDHTLKQFKQWRQERKQKKKDYSYQVPNMPPELDYLHANRLDTSITWIGHSTFFIQYEGLNILTDPVWAKRMGFERRLGEPGIEISDVPPIDVILISHSHYDHMHMASIRQLYRAETTLIVPVGLRKKMIRKGFHNCHELKWWDHMVIRDVKISFVPTQHWTRRTPFDTNTSHWGGYILEPNHTVQHVSEGEQEPALLLPPNLYFAGDSGYFNGFKDIGNRYRIHVALMPIGAYEPEWFMTSQHVNPEEALQAFLDVKAETMIPMHYGTFRLADDTAQEALDRMEAERKRIGLDKERIKVMHYGETLRIHPERR
- a CDS encoding cytochrome d ubiquinol oxidase subunit II encodes the protein MSYEIVGITVLWIFLFGYIIVASIDFGSGFFSFYSVVLGHENKVHNIIQRYLSPVWEVTNVFLVFFYIGLIGFFPDVAYYYGTALLVPGSLVIVLVAVRGVYYAFNTYGSSKENNKVYMALYGATGILIPAALSTILAISEGGIISVREGKVVISWTDFFTNPYTWSVILLALVSVLYISAMFLSFYAKKSGDEEAFEILRRYALAWSGPTIAASLLAFFEINRQNPEHFQGMLNHAWMFVASFLCFLIAMYLIWSKKHLGWSFILVMLQFAFAWFGYGSSHLPYVLYKQINIYENFTNDTMAIALITAFVLGLIVLVPSLILILRLFLFDAKYVRGSSAKKG
- a CDS encoding cytochrome ubiquinol oxidase subunit I, producing the protein MSSLDPVLLSRILTGLTLFVHIIFASLGVGIPVMIALAEWRGIRTNDPHYTLLARRWARGFVITVAVGVVTGTSIGLQLSLLWPTFMRVAGQAIALPLFLETFAFFIEAIFLGIYLYTWDRFKNKHTHLLLLIPVALGSSASAMFITTVNSFMNAPQGFTLSEGILTDINPIAAMLNTAAPTKVSHVLVSSYTLCAGVLGGLAAYSILRGQKHVYFKKALKLTVVSTFVFAVATAVIGDFSGKYLAKYQPEKLAAGEWHFETQPYATLVYGGVLDENNEVRYGLKIPYALSILAGNAPNTEVIGLNEFPEDERPPLSIHYYFDTMVTLGALLVVIPLLYMLRKWLPGKKAYPKWLLIGIMALGPLSFTAIEVGWMYAEIGRQPWIMRGYMKVAEAATTADYVGWMLVLFIILYLVVCFSCVKVLSKLFRNKDAMEEMRALGMEGGEP